A window of Mycolicibacterium holsaticum DSM 44478 = JCM 12374 genomic DNA:
AACAGAAACAAAGTGAGGATGGCTGCGACGACTTGGGTTTGCGCAGCTTGCTTTCGGGTCTGGTCAGCGCGCCTGGGAATTACGTGACCCTGCCACACGCCCGCCGCAGAGCTGAGAAACGCGAAGACCAGTACGGCTAGCCCGACCGTGACGAACGGAAGAATGCTCGCTACGAATATGGCCGTGAAGTTGAGGTTCTGCGCGAGCGCACGCAACGTATCCGAGTTGCCCCGCGCCACGACTAACAGGCGCAGGCTGACATAGACGACGGCAATCACACCGACCCCGGCGATCAGGCCTTCTAGTGAGCGGTTGCGCCTACCCCTCGCCCGGCCCTCACCACGTTCTTGCTCCGCCACCTGCCCATCGTCCCAGCGACCACTGACGGGCACCGGCATGCCACGCCGTGCGGGGACACCTGTGTTGCTGTTGGGGCTTAGGGGTTAGGTGGGGCGGTCGAGTAGCAGGCTCAATTCGTAACCGACGCTGACAGTTTGCCGCGCCTTTTCGATCAACTCAGGTTCGTAGTCCCAAGCGTCGTCGGCCAGTAGCGTGCGGAGTTCGTCGACCTGAACTTGCAGCCGATCAATCGTCGCCGCGATCCTCTCGGCTTGGCGCTTCCGCTGTGCCAGGACGGGTTGTGTGGCAATTCGGCGGTATGTCGGCGCATCGACTGGGACGATGCCGACGTGCAACTGATTGTCATCGCCGTAGTCGGACTCGTCGGAACCGTGCTTGCGAGCACCGCCGTCACGGAGATGCTGCGACGGCGCGACCTTCGAGAGTCGATCAAGAGCGATCTGGATATCTGGGACAAGCTGCCAGATGAGAGCACGTCGAAAGCTGACTTACTGCGTCACATCGATGACCGCGTCGCTAGCCTTCGTGCGCAACCGGTGCGACGTGCGCGGCTTCTCTTGACGTACATTGCCGTCGTATTCGCAGCCGTCGCCTTCTTCATCGTCGTACTGATACAGGGCGGAAACGGAATCGGCTTCCGCCGAGATGCCGAAGGCGTGCTTCGCTTCTACGCGAATGAATCAGACTCTTATACACTCTTGGCATTCGTGTCGGTGGTCGTCGGCGTCCTGGTAGGACTGGGCATTTACGTGTTCCTGGCGGGAGCCTTCACGAGCATTTTGAATAGCGTCCTAGAAGTTCTGTTTGACGCCTTCGCTGGGAGCCTGGGAGGAATAGTCAACGCCCCCGCTGAGATGCTTGCAGGGGTGCTTGCGCGGAGGCGAGGCCGGTCGCAAGCCGCATGTCGAACGCAACCGACCGCGACGCCAGGGGAAGTAGTGGAGGGCGAAGTGGTCCGAAAGACGGATCGCCGCGATGATCCCAAGGGCTAGCACACGGCCAGCAAACGGGTTCACCCCGGCGTCACCCCTGCACCCTCAGCGGGTCAGACCGGCGTGTCGTGGCGTGTCGCCCAAACGCGCCGACGTGCACTCAAGCAACGTCACCGCCCCTGATAGGGCTGGTAGACACGATATTTGGTGTCGACAGCCGCTTGCTCAGGCGCAGGTCACAGCTTCATGACGCACATGTGCGTGAACTCGACCGCCCGCGGCGCGTTCAACCTCGGCTACGCGCCCAGCGTGGTTGCCGCCGCGACCGCGACCCGCTCCCTTCCCGGTCCCGACGGGTCCACCGTGCCGGCGTCGGCCGTGCACACGGCCAGCCTCGCCGCCGTCGCCGACATGTTCGCCGTGGTCGTTCCGGGCGCATCCGACATCCCTGACTGACGGCCCTGGCACAATTCGCACATGCGGATGTCGGCCAAGGCGGAGTACGCCGTACGGGCGATGGTCCAGCTGGCCACGGCCAAGGACGGAGCGGTGGTCAAAACCGAGGACCTGGCGAAGGCGCAGGGCATCCCGCCGCAGTTTCTCGTCGACATCCTTTCCGCACTACGCACCGACCGGCTGGTCCGCAGCCATCGCGGCCGCGAAGGCGGATACGAGTTGGCGCGCGCGGCAGCAAATATCAGCATCGCCGACGTGCTGCGCTGCATCGACGGGCCGCTGGCCAGCGTCCGCGACATCGGTCTCGGCGACCTGCCGTACTCCGGTCCGACGGCGGCGCTGACCGATGTGTGGCGCGCGCTGCGGGCCAGCATGCGTTCGGTCCTTGAGGAAACCAGCCTGGCCGACGTCGCCGCGGGCACACTGCCCGAGCATGTCGGCAAGCTCGCCGACGACTACCGCCGGCAGGAGTCCACCCGCGGGCACTCCCTCGACTAACGCCGCCGCTTCGCGCCTCGCACGGCGACTCCGTCGAGCAGTGCTGGCATCAAGGCTCAGTCCGCGCCCGAACCGTACGGTCGGGTGATGATCTCCAGGTAGTGGCCGGCGGGGTCCAGGAAGTACACCCCGCGACCGCCGTCGTGATGGTTGATCTCCCCGGGCCGGGTCTGGCGGGGGTCGGCCCAATGCTCCATGCCGCGCGCCTGGATACGCCCGTAGATTTCGGAGAATTCGTCTTCGGAGACCAGAAACGCGTAGTGCTGCGGACGAATCTCCTGGCCGTCGGGCATGTCGGCGTAGTCGAGGCTGACGCCGTGGTTCAGTGCCACCGCCATGAAATGGCCGAACGGTTGGGGCTCGGGCAGGCCGAACAACTCGGTGAGAAACTTTGCCGACTGCGTCTTGTCCCTGGCGGCGACGATGGTGTGGTTGAACGTGATAGCCATACGTTGCTAGTCAACCACCGCGGCGCACGCCGCGCCACGATGAGACCGGTATCGGTGCAAGATGTGGACATGGCAGACCCCACGGTATTGACCGGGCCACGGGTCACGCTGCGGCCACCCACCAAGGACTGCCTGCTGTTCGCCGAGGCGGTGCGCTAGCGCGAATCGTCGATGACGACATCGCCGGTATCGGAGCGGGCCGTGATCACTGCGGCCGCCTCCTGCCGTTCGGTGGTCCGCGGTATCCGCACGACCGCCCCGCCGCGGTCTCGGCCTGTGCTGGCGTCGACCAAGTACCGCCCGTGTGCAGGCAGCGCGACCAGGACGTCGCCGTCCTGGCTGCTGACGTCGACGGTGCGCGGTGCAGCTTCGGTGAAATCCACCTTGATGTCTCCGGTAACCGTTGTGGCCGTGAATGATTCGGACACACTGACTGGTTCTCGTGTCACGACCTTGCCGTTGACGTTGTGGATCTCGACACGTCGTGCAGCACCGCTGAGGACGACGGCGCCGTCGTCGGTGCGTGCGATGAGTTGGTCGAGATCGGCCTGGGCGAACACCACACCGGTCTCCTGGTGCGTGCTCACCGTGATCCGGCGCGCCAGCTCAGGCGGCAGCACGACGGTGATCTCACCGGCCCGGCTCCATTGCAGAAACTCCGACGGTTCACCGGTGATGGTGACCCGAGCCTCGGCGCCGTCGGCGCTGACCGACAGTGGGTTTGCCCCCGCCGAAGTCGAGTTGACCATGCGCAGATCGGCCCGTGGCTCACGTGCTTGGCGGTCGGTGGTGATACGTATGGCCACCGGCACCGACCCGGAGTCGACCACCAGTGACCGCATCGCCGGCGGTAGCGTTTTGGAATCCGTGATGACCCGGAAGGTGGTGATGCCCCAGGACAACACGGCCAGCGTGACAAGCGTTGCGACCAACAGCACCACTGCGGCGACGATCAGGACGGCGCGCACGGCGGTGCGGCCACTGGGAGACAGCGACGGCGGCGGACCGGCGACGGCAGCGGGCGGCGCCGACGGCGGGGGAGCGATCGTGGTCACAGGGAGAATCCTTCCGGCGGTTCAGGACTCGAGGAAGCGCAGCACCGCCAGCACGCGGCGGTTCTCGCTTTCGTCGGGAACGAGGTCGAGTTTGGTGAAGATCGACGCGATGTGCTTTTCGGCCGACCCGATCGAGACGTGCAGCGCGGCGGCGATCGCGGAGTTCGTCTTGCCCTCGGCCATCAACTGCAGCACCTCGTGCTCGCGAGGGGTGAGTTGATCCAGCGCGCTGCGACGGTGTGAGCGCATCAGGATCTGGGAAACCACCTCCGGATCGAGCACGGTTCCGCCTGCGCCGACGACCTCGACGGCGTCGAGGAAGGCGGGCACGTCGGCAACCCTGTCCTTGAGTAGGTAGCCGAATCCTTTTGTGTCCGAGGCGATCAGATCGGCCGCGTAGCGCTCCTCGACATAGTGGGATAGCACAAGCACCGGCGACTCCGGGTTCTGGCTGCGTAGCAGCGCGGCCGCCCGGATACCTTCGTCGGTGAACGTGGGCGGCATGCGCACGTCGACGATGGCCAGATCCGGACGCTTTTCGTTGACCAGTCGCAGCAAGTTGCCGGCGTCGGGCACGCCGGCCACCACCTCGTGACCAGCATCGGTGAGGATGCGTTCGATCCCCGCCCGCAGCAGGGCGGAGTCCTCGGCGATCACGATGCGCATGGCAGCACCGCCGTCACGATGGTGGGACCTGCGGCCGGGCTGGAAACGGTGAACACGCCACGGGCGGCCCGCACGCGTTCCGCCAGACCGCGCAACCCGGTCGCGTCGTCGTCGGGCGTGATCTGCGCACCGCCCCGACCGTCGTCGAACACCGACACCGACAGCTGATTCGACGATTCGTCGAACCGCACGCTCACGATGGCCTGGGTGGCGTGCGCGTGTTTGGCGACGTTGGTCAATGCCTCGGCGACAACGAAGTACGCGCACGCTTCGACCTCGTCGGGCAACCGCCGCGGCAGGTGGATGTTGAGCGTGGTCGGCACCGCGCAACGTTGCACCACCGCGGACAGCGCGGCGTCCAGACCTCGGTCGGACAGAATCGTCGGTGCGATACCGCGCACCACGTTGCGCAATTCGACGAGCGCGTTTTTGGCGTCGTCGTGCGCCTCGGCGATCAGCGTCTTGGCCGCGGGCAGGTCGGTGTCGAGTTTGGTCTGGGCCAGCCCGATCGTCATGGCCAGCGACACCAGCCGGGGTTGGACGCTGTCGTGCAGGTCGCGTTCGATGCGGTGACGCTCGGTCTGCGCCGACGACACCGCGCCCTCGCGGGCGTCGGCGAGCGCGCTGACCTGGTGCTGCAGTGCCGCCGTGGACGACGGGGCCAGCAGCCACCGGTCGATCGAGGCGTCCAGCGTCGGCGCGAAGATCAGGATGGCCACCGCCGACGCGGCTGCGACCAGCGCCAGCACCCACGCCAACGGCACCGGCAGGAACGAGATTCCTGCGTCGTCGTCGCTGTGCTGGACGGCGATCGCACCGGCCGGACCCACGAAGGCGAACAGCAGCAGAAGGAACGCGATGCCGGTCGCCAGCATGTCGTAGGCCATCCGCAGATAGTGGTGGGCGGTGGCCTTCCATAGCCGGGCGCCGCTGATGTCCAGCCACAGCTGGTGCAGCCAGCGTTGAATGCCCTCGTACGGCGACATGCGCCGCGGCGGGACGCCGATGCCCATGCCGAAGACAGCTTCGCTGCGGGTGCGCTCAATCCACTCGACGCCGCGCATCAGGTAGACGAAAATCACGACGGCCAGCGCGAATCCGATGCCGCTGGGGATCGACGAGATGCCGAGGATCAGGATCCCCAACGGGATCCAGAACCACACCAGCGCCACCGCCGCACCCGTGATCATCGACGCGGTCGGCGCCACCCCGATGTGCCGGGCCGGTTTCCTGTGCACGCCGACGGGCGTGGTGGCGTCGGGGCTCGTGTCGGTGACTGCGACCATGCCCCCAACCTATGGATTTCCGGCGGCGGGCGACACAGCGTTATCCGGAGAACCTGATGGGGGTTAACCCCCGCATCACTTCGGGGCGGTGAGTTCCAGCGCGATGTTGTCGGGATCTCTGAACTCCAAAATGTAGGCCGGGCCGATGTCTTTGACCGGCTCGTGCGCGACACCCAGGGCATCGAGATGTTCTGCGGCCGCCTCCAATTCGTCCTTGCTATCCAGGCGGAACGACAGGTGGTCCAGACCGGCGCGGTTCTCGTCGAAGCGATCGGACGCGACGGGACGCAGCCCCACCAGCATGCCGCCGAGGTCATAGACCACGCCGCCGAAGAGAAAACCCAGGGCCTCGCGGGTGGCTTCGTCGGCCTTGTCGGGTATCTCGAGCAGCACTCCCCAGCCGAACACGCTCTCGTAGAACTGTCGTGACCGCTCGATATCGGTGACGGTGAGCCGAACGTGTGCGACGGACCGGGTGTTGATCGCCATGACTGCCATGCTGCCAGCGGACACGATTCGTCGAGGTCAATCCCCGGCATCGGGTCGGCCGTGCCAGAATCGCGGGCGTGCAGATCGGGATGACCATGCCGGTGATGGAAGCCGACCTCGATGCCGCCACGCTCAAGGCGTGGGCCAAGGCCATCGACGACGGGCCGTTCTCGTCGCTGTGCTGGGGAGAGCGGATCGCGTTCGACAACCCCGAGAGCCTGACGCTGTTGGGGGCGCTGGCAGCGTGGACGGAGCGGGTGCGGCTCGTGACGACGGTGGTGGTGCCGCAGCTGCACGACCCCGTCATGCTCGCCAAGCAGTTGGCGACCGGCGACATGCTGTGCGACGGCCGGCTGACCGTCGGGATCGGTGTCGGCGGCAGGCACGAGGACTACCACGCCGTCGGTGCGGATCCGGCGACGCAGACCATGAAGGGGATGGCCGCGCGTGTCGCGGTGATGAAGCGCGTTTGGGCCGGCGAGAAGGTGACAGAATCCGTCGAAGCGGTCGGGCCCCCACCGGTTCAGGCCGGCGGCCCGCCGCTGATGGTCGGCACGATCGGGCCGAAGACCGTGCGCAGCGCTGCAGAATGGGCCGACGGCATGGCGGGCACCATTCTCGACCTTGACGTCGCCAAGCAAGACGAACTGTTCGACGTCGCACGCAAGGCATGGGCCCATGCGGGTAAGCCCAGCCCGCACCTGGCCACCTCGTTCTGGTTCGCCATCGGTGACGGGGACGACGCGCGCGCACAGGTTCACCGGCATCTGCGGCGGTACATGAACTGGATTCCCGCCGAGTTCGTCGATGCGATGGCTCCCAGCACCGGATGGGCCGGCAATGAGGACGAGCTGGCCGAGGTGCTGCGCAGGTTCAGCGATATCGGCACAGACGAAATCCACCTCATCCCAACCAGTTCCGACACCGACCAACTGCGACGGGTCGCCGACGTGGTGAAGGACTTCGCATAGCCCAGCGTGGTGGCGCGAGTTGCGACGCGTGCATCAACGGGCTGGCGATGACCGCGAATTCCTGTCGGACTAACGTGGATGCGGATATCAACGCGCTACTGGCGCTGCCTCTTTCGCTCCTGCTGGTAACGCCCGACAGGATCGGAGAGCAGCATGCCGGATTCGATGTATCAGCCGACCACCGCAGAGGTGTCTGCCCGTCGCAAGGCGCTTGCGCCGGAAATCCATGAAGCGTTCGAACGGTTCAGCAGCGCCGTTTTCGCCGAGGGCGCCCTCCCGGAGAAGACCAAGCAACTGATCGCGGTTGCCGTTGCTCACGTCACGCAGTGTCCGTACTGCATCACCGGCCACACGAAACTGGCAACCCGCAAGGGCGCAAGCCCAGAAGAGATTATGGAAGCCATCTGGGTGGCGGCCGAGATGCGGGCCGGCGGCGCGTTCGCCCACGCCACGTTGGCGATCGACGCCATCGACCACAGCGGGCACCGGCACGCGGCAACCGAGCGGAACTGAACCCCAACCCGGTTGATACCGGCACTTCGGTCAAACAGATAGCTCGCGCGACAACGCTTCTCGTCAGGCGTTGACGTCGGCCAGGGCAAAGAATTCCTGGCGTGAGCGAGCGTCATCGCGCAGGGCGCCCAGGAGTGTGGACGTGATTGTGGCTGACCCGGTGGCGTGCACCCCGCGCAGGGTCATGCAGCTGTGCTCGGCCTCGATGACGACTCCGACACCGCGGGGTTGTAGGTGCTCGACGAGGCATTCGGCGATCTGTTTGGTGAGTCGTTCCTGAAGCTGAGGCCGGCAGGCAAAGTGCTCGGCGATGCGGGCGAGCTTCGACAACCCGATGATGCGATCACCGGGCAGATACCCGATGTGCGCGGTGCCCGTGAACGGCAGCATGTGGTGCTCGCACACCGACCGGATGGGCAAGTTGCGGCACATCACGAGTTCGTCGTAACCCTCGTCGTTGGGAAACGTGGTCAGGTCGAAGGTTCGCGGGGTGAGCAGTTCGGCGTAGCCGCGCGCCATCCGGGCGGGGGTGTCACGAAGACCTTCTGACTCCAGCGAAATACCAAGCGCCCGCAGGAACGCGGCGGCGGCGATCCCCGCGGCGGCAACGTCTCTGTCAGGGGACGGGGGAACGAGCTGCAACGCCGCGTTCGAATGCATGGACTGAGGTTCCTTTCGGGCAATCGACTCCGCCACCCGTCGAGGTGCGTGGACTCGACGGGTGAGCGGATCGGTGGGCAAAATTCGCTATGCGGCCGAGGAACTCGTGGTCGAGGCGGTGGGCCGGCCCAAGGGCGCGTCGTAGACGGAGGCCAGCCGGGCGAGCGTCAGCGCGGCGAGCAGCAGCCCGAAGTCGCGCAGCGCGACGTCGTAGTAGCCCGAGTACGTCAGCAGGTTGACGATGATGCCGGCGAGCCAGGCGGCCACGATGTACGCGGCGTATCGCGGCTTGATCGCAACGGCGATGCCGGCGACGATCTCGATCACGCCGACGACCATCATCGTGTGCGCCGGGCTGAGCGGGCTCAGGTCGGCGATCCAGCCTGCCAAATACCCTTCCCAGTTCGCCGGGGACGTGGTGAGCAGGTTGAAGAACTTGTCGACGCCCATGACGATCGGCAGCACCGTAAACCCGACCCGCAGTAGCACGAACGCGCCGTACGCGGGTTCGCTCCGGGCCCGATCGAGCACGCCGGCGGGAGCCGTTGAACGCGAGGCAGTCATAGCCAGTCTCCTTCTAAAAGTAGCAATATGCCTTTTTAGAATCTGCCTGCGCGTTCTATTTGTCAAGAGTTGTTGGTGATAGAATTGGGCATGCCCGTGCACCGCCCGAACGACCTGGCTGCACTGACCGGGTTGAGCCATCTGGAGGACCCGGTACGGCGTCAGTTGTACGAGTGCGTGGCCGAAAGCGATGTCCCGATTTCGCGGGAGCAGGCGGCCGCGGCGGCGGGCATCGGACGCACCTTGGCCGCCTATCACCTCGACAAGCTGGCCGACGCCGGCCTGCTCACGATCAGCTATCAACGCCTCACTGGGCGCGACGGGCCGGGGGCGGGTCGCCCGGCGAAGCTGTACGCCCGCGCGCCGGGGGAGATGACGATCAGCGTGCCGCCCCGGGACTACGAACTGCTGGCCAGGTTGCTGGTGGGAGCCGTCGAGCAGGATGACAGCGGCGCAGTGCAGGCGGCGGTCGACGGCGCCGCATTCGAAGCCGGCAGGAGCGTGGGAACCGAATCAGCGCGAGACATCGTCGTCGCGCTGCGTCGGTGCGGCTACCTGCCCCACGTCGACGACGATTGCGTCAGCCTGCGAAATTGCCCGTTTCACCAGGTCGCCCGCGACCATCGGGATGTGGTGTGCGGGCTGAACCTGCGGCTCGTCGAGGGAATCATCGCGGGTTGTGATCAACCGCAGGCCCACGCCGAACTCACCCCGCACCCCGACCGATGCTGTGTGGTGGTGCGCGGTGTGGAACCCGATGCCGAACGTGACTGAGCGCTCGGCGTGGCGCAGCGCAGCGCGCTTGTCACCCGCTGATCGCGTCGATCAGTCTGTGCTCCCGCTGCTGGCGTTGTCGCCCGAGCCGGCGTCGGAGTTATTGCCCGAACCGCCGTCGGCGTCAGCTCCGGGCCCGGGGCTCTGATCCGCGTCGCCGGCGTCGGCGTCGCTGACCGATTCGTCGTCCCCGACTGCATTTCCGGCACCATCAACGGCCGAGTCGTCGGCGCCGACGGTGTCTGCGCCCACGACGACGTCCACGTCTTCCTCGCCGGTGGCATCTGTCCCGTCAGTGGCGGTGTCGTCATCGACGGCGTCCACCTCGCCACCGGTGTTCTCGTCAGCTGACGTGTCGTCGACGACGCCACCGTCATCGGGATCCGTCGAAGCGTTGGTGTCCGCGGTGAGGTCCTCGGAGCCCGTGCCGACACCGGCATCGTCGCCAGAGTTCCCCGACTCCGCTTGGCCGACACCGTTATCGGTGTCTACGGCGAATGTCTGAGCCCTGAAATTGGGCGGGTTCTCGGGTCCGCCGGCCCCCGCGCGGAACGAGGTAGCGGCGGCTGGAGCCGTCGCCGCGCCGGGCGTGACAGCATCGATGATCGACACCAGCGTGTCGGCGATCGCGGTGCTGAAAAAGACACCGGTGTCGGCGATGGCGGTGACGAAGCCGCTGAACAACTCGGTGCCCGCGGTGGTCAGGCCACTGATCACTCCCGCGCCGAATGCGACCGCCGCGGCCGCTTGCGCCAACCCGAAGTTGACCAGCCCGGCGGTCTGCGCGGTGGCGAACACCACCAACTCGGCCAGCGAGTCGACGACGAATTCGCTGACCTCAACGCCCGCTGCCGTCAGGCCGGCAACGGTGGCGGCGCCCGCCGCAAGCAGTCCGACGAACGCCTCGGTGCCGGCCGCCACGCCGGTGGCAGCGGCGGTGATGCCAAAGTTCACCAGACCCGCCCCGGCGTTCACCAGA
This region includes:
- a CDS encoding Rrf2 family transcriptional regulator, with the protein product MRMSAKAEYAVRAMVQLATAKDGAVVKTEDLAKAQGIPPQFLVDILSALRTDRLVRSHRGREGGYELARAAANISIADVLRCIDGPLASVRDIGLGDLPYSGPTAALTDVWRALRASMRSVLEETSLADVAAGTLPEHVGKLADDYRRQESTRGHSLD
- a CDS encoding VOC family protein, with protein sequence MAITFNHTIVAARDKTQSAKFLTELFGLPEPQPFGHFMAVALNHGVSLDYADMPDGQEIRPQHYAFLVSEDEFSEIYGRIQARGMEHWADPRQTRPGEINHHDGGRGVYFLDPAGHYLEIITRPYGSGAD
- a CDS encoding response regulator transcription factor, with product MRIVIAEDSALLRAGIERILTDAGHEVVAGVPDAGNLLRLVNEKRPDLAIVDVRMPPTFTDEGIRAAALLRSQNPESPVLVLSHYVEERYAADLIASDTKGFGYLLKDRVADVPAFLDAVEVVGAGGTVLDPEVVSQILMRSHRRSALDQLTPREHEVLQLMAEGKTNSAIAAALHVSIGSAEKHIASIFTKLDLVPDESENRRVLAVLRFLES
- a CDS encoding sensor histidine kinase, with amino-acid sequence MVAVTDTSPDATTPVGVHRKPARHIGVAPTASMITGAAVALVWFWIPLGILILGISSIPSGIGFALAVVIFVYLMRGVEWIERTRSEAVFGMGIGVPPRRMSPYEGIQRWLHQLWLDISGARLWKATAHHYLRMAYDMLATGIAFLLLLFAFVGPAGAIAVQHSDDDAGISFLPVPLAWVLALVAAASAVAILIFAPTLDASIDRWLLAPSSTAALQHQVSALADAREGAVSSAQTERHRIERDLHDSVQPRLVSLAMTIGLAQTKLDTDLPAAKTLIAEAHDDAKNALVELRNVVRGIAPTILSDRGLDAALSAVVQRCAVPTTLNIHLPRRLPDEVEACAYFVVAEALTNVAKHAHATQAIVSVRFDESSNQLSVSVFDDGRGGAQITPDDDATGLRGLAERVRAARGVFTVSSPAAGPTIVTAVLPCAS
- a CDS encoding VOC family protein; amino-acid sequence: MAINTRSVAHVRLTVTDIERSRQFYESVFGWGVLLEIPDKADEATREALGFLFGGVVYDLGGMLVGLRPVASDRFDENRAGLDHLSFRLDSKDELEAAAEHLDALGVAHEPVKDIGPAYILEFRDPDNIALELTAPK
- a CDS encoding LLM class flavin-dependent oxidoreductase, encoding MTMPVMEADLDAATLKAWAKAIDDGPFSSLCWGERIAFDNPESLTLLGALAAWTERVRLVTTVVVPQLHDPVMLAKQLATGDMLCDGRLTVGIGVGGRHEDYHAVGADPATQTMKGMAARVAVMKRVWAGEKVTESVEAVGPPPVQAGGPPLMVGTIGPKTVRSAAEWADGMAGTILDLDVAKQDELFDVARKAWAHAGKPSPHLATSFWFAIGDGDDARAQVHRHLRRYMNWIPAEFVDAMAPSTGWAGNEDELAEVLRRFSDIGTDEIHLIPTSSDTDQLRRVADVVKDFA
- a CDS encoding carboxymuconolactone decarboxylase family protein, which codes for MPDSMYQPTTAEVSARRKALAPEIHEAFERFSSAVFAEGALPEKTKQLIAVAVAHVTQCPYCITGHTKLATRKGASPEEIMEAIWVAAEMRAGGAFAHATLAIDAIDHSGHRHAATERN
- the folE gene encoding GTP cyclohydrolase I FolE gives rise to the protein MHSNAALQLVPPSPDRDVAAAGIAAAAFLRALGISLESEGLRDTPARMARGYAELLTPRTFDLTTFPNDEGYDELVMCRNLPIRSVCEHHMLPFTGTAHIGYLPGDRIIGLSKLARIAEHFACRPQLQERLTKQIAECLVEHLQPRGVGVVIEAEHSCMTLRGVHATGSATITSTLLGALRDDARSRQEFFALADVNA
- a CDS encoding DoxX family membrane protein, producing the protein MTASRSTAPAGVLDRARSEPAYGAFVLLRVGFTVLPIVMGVDKFFNLLTTSPANWEGYLAGWIADLSPLSPAHTMMVVGVIEIVAGIAVAIKPRYAAYIVAAWLAGIIVNLLTYSGYYDVALRDFGLLLAALTLARLASVYDAPLGRPTASTTSSSAA
- a CDS encoding helix-turn-helix transcriptional regulator, with translation MPVHRPNDLAALTGLSHLEDPVRRQLYECVAESDVPISREQAAAAAGIGRTLAAYHLDKLADAGLLTISYQRLTGRDGPGAGRPAKLYARAPGEMTISVPPRDYELLARLLVGAVEQDDSGAVQAAVDGAAFEAGRSVGTESARDIVVALRRCGYLPHVDDDCVSLRNCPFHQVARDHRDVVCGLNLRLVEGIIAGCDQPQAHAELTPHPDRCCVVVRGVEPDAERD
- a CDS encoding MSCRAMM family adhesin SdrC is translated as MELAARPLVTTGVAIVGATALIANPVAAPVPEIAIPSLPSVSANSELLASVLDMPAPTLATPADAASALTFLITQTSELINAGLITVAEGVTFGATQFAALVAAGATTVAGLVAAAAEAGVFITTQLAELIAFGVTQAAGLVNFAVAQGATALLAGGAVLAGLVAAGAGAFVDLVTAAAEAGTFFTTSAAELVVFALNSVLPAPFAAPLEFLVNAGAGLVNFGITAAATGVAAGTEAFVGLLAAGAATVAGLTAAGVEVSEFVVDSLAELVVFATAQTAGLVNFGLAQAAAAVAFGAGVISGLTTAGTELFSGFVTAIADTGVFFSTAIADTLVSIIDAVTPGAATAPAAATSFRAGAGGPENPPNFRAQTFAVDTDNGVGQAESGNSGDDAGVGTGSEDLTADTNASTDPDDGGVVDDTSADENTGGEVDAVDDDTATDGTDATGEEDVDVVVGADTVGADDSAVDGAGNAVGDDESVSDADAGDADQSPGPGADADGGSGNNSDAGSGDNASSGSTD